The Erinaceus europaeus chromosome 13, mEriEur2.1, whole genome shotgun sequence genome segment TCTGGCTGGATAACCCCGGCGAGCAGAGCCTTTGTCCTTCAGTGGCTGGGAGGCAGTGGCCGATAGCGCTGGGTGGGCGGCGAAACTCGGGTGCTCGGATCCGGCCGGGCCAGCGAGCAGGGCGGCTGCGCGGGGCGCGGGGGACGGCGGCGGGCGCTGGGGAGGCGGAGAGCGCGCGCAGAGAGCAGGCGCCCGCGAGCCCGCGGTGGCCGCAGCAGCCCGCACGCCGCTGTCTCTTTGGGGAGGGACCTGCAGTTGCAATATGACTTTGGAAGAATTCGCGGCTGGAGAGCAGAAGACCGAAAGGTACGTGGGCCGGATCGCCCTTCCTGAATCTCTCATCGTCTTCGGTGCACACCCGAATGCTGCCAGGCTGTTGGCAGATGTGCAGGGTGCGGTGGAGGGGCGAAGGGTGAAAAGTTGTAGGGTAACTCCTGCTTTCCTGTTGCGGGACCCCCTCCTCCCTCCGAGGCGCCCGTGGGCTCAGTGAGCCTTTGCCCTCCAGCCCCCGGAGCTGGTGCCGCCGGTGCTTTGCAGAAGGACCCGGGCGACGGTCTCTGGTGTCTCTGCCCATTTGggccccgggggtgggggggcttgcaCCGTGCACCAGGAACTGCGGGGCGTCTCATGCAGAGACGGGAGATCGCTGGTGTCACAGAGGGGTCACCCGAGccgggtggggggagcagggtgTCAGGGTTCCCAGGGCGCCCGGGGTTTGTGCAGATGAGACCAGAGGTGCTGGGTGCATGGGTGCGGGGGGGGCGGTAGTCGTGCACGCGGGAGGGTGGGCTGAGGGGGGCAGAGCCCACAGGAAGCCAAGGCCCCCagacaggggtggggagacatggggaggaggagggactcGAGCTGACAGGGACCCCTTCCTTGACTGTCGCCCACCTGTAGGATGGATAAAGTAGGGGACGCCCTGGAAGAAGTGCTCAGCAAAGCCCTGAGTCAGCGTACCATCACCGTGGGGGTGTACGAGGCGGCCAAACTGCTCAACGTGTAAGTGgtctcctcctcccccagagtgGAGGTGGTTCCTGCAGCCGCCCTCCagtgctgggaaaaaaaaaaaaaaaacactttgcaaGCGGGTGCGTGGAGGGGGGGTGCACGGTGAGGAGGTTCAcgcacctgcccacctgccccgcAGCGACCCTGACAACGTGGTGCTCTGCCTGCTGGCGGCCGACGAGGACGATGACCGGGACGTGGCTCTACAGATCCACTTCACTCTGATCCAGGCCTTCTGCTGCGAGAACGACATCAACATCCTCCGCGTCACCAATCCCGGGCGGCTGGCCGAGCTCCTGTTGCTGGAACCCAATGCCAGCCCGGCGGCCGGGGAGGGCGCCCAGCAGCCCCCAGACCTGCACTGCGTGCTGGTGACGGTAAGGGAATCACCCCacccaggacttcagagcccTGGAAGGAAGTGAAGCAAGACCCAGGGGGCCTCCTGGCTGCAGATCaagagggttgggggggggggggtaagacaTAGAGCCTGGCAGCCTCAAGCGTGTGGCTGGACTTTCAGCCGAGATGTGCTGGTTTCATCAACGGGATTTTCTCTGGGACAGAACATGTCTGAGCACGTCGGAGGGCTGCCAGCAGCGGAAGAGATCCTTGTGAGTCAGCACTGTCAGCCCAGCTACTCCCTTACCTACCTCCCGTGTGACTAATTCCTTTAGCTGGGCAGATTagataaagccaaataaattccTGGCTCACCCTCATTAAGGAGTCAGCTTCATTCTCTGCCAGTCAGAGCTAAAAATAGAAATGATGTGTAGGAGACAGACCTTATTAATTCCCTAGAAACTCATGAAGAGGACTgagtggaaatttttttttcctttgccatcatgtttttttttttcaaaagggagcttttaattatttatttttatttaaacaaacaaacaaaaacctttggGAGTCAAATAACTTGTGTGTTTCGGGGATAAATGTGGCAACTTTATCATTTCTTCAtgttactgcttcactgctggagaTAAGTGTCAGCATAGTTATTTTGCCATTTTGCTACTCCTCAAAGCTACAACTGTATTTTGGGAGGATAACAGGTGGTGATTCGAGTTAACTTCTATGCAGCTCTGGCTTCACACAGCTTATATTTCCCAGAATCCTTGCGTGCAAGTTTGTAGAGTACAAACCCGGAAATATTCTCATGCAAAACTGAACAAATACTATtatgcaaatgtgtgtgtgtgtgtgctttagtGGGTTGCTTATGCTCAAACTTTGTAGAGTTAGTACATAGTTACCCTTAAGGATTTTGCAGGAAACCCAGCTAGCTgcaagaaattttctttttccatttttttttttaaactagagcattgctcagctctggtttatagtggtgttgtggatagaatctgggacttcagagccttcgGCATGTTCgtaagcctttttgcataaccattatgctctctccccagcctgaaattttatttatttattttttaatagttgtaACTGGTCTCTAAGGTCACATAACCTAAGTGTAGAAGGATCATCTTCCCCAGTGGTGTAATTTATTAGCAAATacggatttttttcttttcaattagcaaattgattttttgtttattttctgaatTTGTTTTCAGAATCCACACTCATCACAATGGAAGGATCCCGCCTTAAGTCAACTTATTTGTTTCTGCCGGGAAAGTCGTTACATGGATCAGTGGGTTCCAGTGATAAATCTCCCTGAACGGTGATGGCATCTGAATGAAAATAACTGAACCAAATTGCACTGAAGTTTTGAAATACCTTTGTAGTTACTCAAGCAGTTCCTCCCTATACTGATGCAAGGATTACAGAAACTGATGTCAAGGGACTGAGTGAGTCCAACTACATGTTCTGGGGGCTCAGAGATAGATGACTTTGCAGGTGGAAAGAGGTGAAAATGAAGAAGGAAGCAGTGTGGAAACAGACATACAAGTCATAAGGCACCAAAATTACAGAGAACCATAcaggaaggaaaacaaacaatGCTATTAATTTAGGATGGTTGAGTTACACTTCAATAAACCAAATATGCTTTGTTCAGGTTTAAACGTGTGGCAGTAGTTTGGGAACTTTTGGTTTCTATGCCCTCAAGTAAAAGACACAGAAAGGGTTCATCATTTTAAGaccatattttattgtattttgatGAGATGTTAAATGCTCAAAAGTTTTATTATAAATTGTACTAAGTTATTTTATGACATGAAAAGTTATTTATGCTATGAATTTTTGAAACAATACCTACAATAAACTGGTATAGAATAATTGCACCATTTCTTAATGTGTGTTTTTCTTTCAACAAGTTTTTTTTatgaatagaaaaattaaaagcacTGGGAAATTACATatataggggctggatggtggcacacatggttgagagcacatgttacaatcctcaaggacccaggttcaagccccctagtccccgcctgcagggggaaaagcttcacaagtactgaagcaggtctgcaggtgtctgtctgtctctcttcctcatgtcctctcaatatctggccgtctctatcaaataaataaagataataaaaattatgtatGTAGTATATGCATCTATATGTATAgttggtatatatatttttccactttCAAAACTATGGAGTGGACATAgggatattattttttattattgtttctgtAACTGACATCTTACTGGTCCTTTGCTCTCCCTTATGTCCAAAGTCAGAAAAACAAAGGTGACTTCAGAGGAGGTGGGTGGCAGTTAAGGAAAAGAATATGCTGGAGATTTGAAGCTGCAAAACAAATAATTGTAGCTCGGTGATATTAATGCTATTCTAATGGTAAAATGCTGAAGAGGCAAAGGAGTGGTCAGAGCCACCTGCAAGGTTGGTGGGGGAGAGAATGTTAttcaagtcttaaaaaaaaaaacaaaacaggatttGCATTTGCCctgcttcttctagcatttgcccttcttccgtagccagtcaacagcatcaggttgagcctgatgtcaagtttcgagacctcctttgaatctggagaggtggcagtcgttgactatgtgggtcatagtctgtctgtagccgcaggggcagttcgggtcgtctctggctccccagcgatggaacatagcggcacactggccatggcctgttccatagcgattgaggagggcccaatcataacgtgctaggtcaaagctgggttgacgcttgcaggggtctgtgatgaggtgtttgttctttacctcagctgactgccaactctgtttccaagcataatggttatgcagagagactctcatgcctgaggctccaaagtcccaggt includes the following:
- the GADD45A gene encoding growth arrest and DNA damage-inducible protein GADD45 alpha isoform X1, with product MTLEEFAAGEQKTERMDKVGDALEEVLSKALSQRTITVGVYEAAKLLNVDPDNVVLCLLAADEDDDRDVALQIHFTLIQAFCCENDINILRVTNPGRLAELLLLEPNASPAAGEGAQQPPDLHCVLVTNMSEHVGGLPAAEEILNPHSSQWKDPALSQLICFCRESRYMDQWVPVINLPER
- the GADD45A gene encoding growth arrest and DNA damage-inducible protein GADD45 alpha isoform X2: MTLEEFAAGEQKTERMDKVGDALEEVLSKALSQRTITVGVYEAAKLLNVDPDNVVLCLLAADEDDDRDVALQIHFTLIQAFCCENDINILRVTNPGRLAELLLLEPNASPAAGEGAQQPPDLHCVLVTNPHSSQWKDPALSQLICFCRESRYMDQWVPVINLPER
- the GADD45A gene encoding growth arrest and DNA damage-inducible protein GADD45 alpha isoform X3 — protein: MTLEEFAAGEQKTERMDKVGDALEEVLSKALSQRTITVGVYEAAKLLNVDPDNVVLCLLAADEDDDRDVALQIHFTLIQAFCCENDINILRVTNPGRLAELLLLEPNASPAAGEGAQQPPDLHCVLVTPRCAGFINGIFSGTEHV